In Conger conger chromosome 9, fConCon1.1, whole genome shotgun sequence, the genomic stretch AGTTACAGTGAATCTTAACCATCCAACGATCCAGCGTTCCCCATAATTTGTTAAAAAGGAAGCAAAGTCAGTTTAGCTTCAACATAGCATTTATATTTTCCTGCTcagtgatggagaaagccattgtttcatgtaatgtaagtcACAGACACCGCCCAAGCAGTTAGACTCTGTCAATAGCGACCACCTGTTCCCAGCTGTGTACTTTCCAATAGATCCATACGCTGGTACAGAAGGGAGAGATCAGAGACCTGTCCTCAgaaactgaagaaaaataatatttactttTCTTAAATGTGGATGATGAATTAGATAAATGCCTTGTTTGAACATTTCACTCAGACCAACAGGCTATGTAAATAGTTACAACACTGATGtagactttttttatttaaaaattttcACCGTTCTCAGTACATGCACCAAATTTTGTTGCCTATTCTATGAAACTATGGTCATTGCAAATTATATGCTTTACATGGTATCTCAGTATATTTGAAAACTGTCATTCACATTTTGAAGGCAAAATGTAATTATCAAAGATCATTTATTCTTTGTGTGAATATTTAAATAGATATCTCCATGGGAATTAACATTGTAATGAATTAATGGTTTACATACAGCATTTAGTGAATCATTATCCCTTTATAGAGCTGCTAATGATAAAATtatacagaaaacacacacacacacacacgctcatggcCGTGTTCAACCAATGGGCTCATGGGTTGCAGCCCAGGGCCTCCCCTGCCAAAGGGGCCTCTCCAGGATGTCTTCAATCATTTTTAAGTAAATCTTAGGCTTGCGTAGAATGTTAATTACTGTACAACAAATACCTGTTTATAtagtatataatacatataaatctacaaataatttaattaaataaacaaacctTATGCAAAATGTTGGCTTCTCCCCACTCTCATTTGCATTGGCTAACTGCATGTAAAGCAAACGTATTTGATTGGCCTTTCATGCAAGCCAAAGTGTTCAGTCATTTAGTTGCAAATCACACAGTAAGCTAGCATACATTCACAGCAAATTTAAACTATTTCAGAAATTTCATCTAACATCAGGAAAAATGAAAGCGAGGCAAAAAAAGAAGTCATGCACAAGTAAAGGAGGCAAACCTACGACGGCAACATTACGTTGTTACTCACCGTGTTCCTACCACCAcgttagctcacaatgttccaaacagtgcagctttcatgatgaataaataagaaattacctacagatcagctttggtttttgcgTGTATGGAAAGTCTGATTACTTCCGTTTTCATACAAATCTGTTGCGAGTCACATATGCGATATATATCAGCATACAGTGGCAAGGTAATGGTTTTCCATAAGATTATTGCTCCAATTCATATCaaacaaagtgttttagtgtctggcaTAGCCAATAAGCAagcataatcataaaccacattcatcaggagaaaaactaccatagAAAGGACTTGAAATTCTGGCGGAAGCGGCTGCTTTCcctattctgtttttatttctacagtctatgggtGGAACTTCTTTGAATTAAGTTGCGTCATCACTCTGAACTAAGGTTCAAACTAGCCTACATTTGAACTTCGGACTATGGGGCATGAACATTATACTGGTGCAAGGGTGAAAAAAAGATTATGGTAAATTCAGTGGTTTGAGAGAAGTATCAACTTCTACATGATGTTAATCTTAATATATTACTACATTTTTTAATACAGTCatgtgaatgaataataattgtgtgCTGACTGATACAGTAGGCTACTTCTTTGATATGTGGTATAGTAGTGTGTCGGTCTCTTGGGGCCACACCTATTCGCCAGCCCAGGGCAGGCCTGCACACGCCATGAACTCATACTCACCGGTGCCCAGGCTGGCCACTACCAGAGTGAACTCAGTTTCATCCTGCTTCTGCGTGATGTTGTTGAAGGCGCGACACACAAACTCCTCTGTGTGGGCCAACTTATAAGCAGGAGGGACCTCAAAGCGGGGACCTGACATGAGGACCTGGGTAGAATTGTTGGTCTTGGAGATCCAGACACAGCTGTTGGGGGGGTTGGAGTCTGCGAAACAATCAAAAAACACCAGCTCTCCAGGATTGACAGTGAAGACCGCCCCTGTTTGCAGGCCTTGCTCGGATTTGACCACCAGGTTGTATGGTCCATCTgtgaattaaataaacaaataaaaccatCTCTGTTGCAGTTATTTCTGAGAAGCTGATCATACTTTGATATTGAccaattattataatttcagtcttaagTGATTTTGAACGCCATGGTTTCTTCACAGTCTATTGATCCAATGGGTTCAAgtttcaaattatattttgatataACATGGGGAAACTCTTGATCTTAACCATGATGGAATttgtttgacatttatttttcctaaTTAAAAGATTCTACTTTTACCCATGTTTTAAAGAGTAAGGCAATAACTCCCATCCAGTCCACAACTacggataagagcatctaccaaatagtagaaatggaatggaatggaataccATGAGAGAAAATAGAAGAAATAGGCACTTAGCAATACACTAGACATGGTTATTGAGGGATAGTATCTACCAGCTAACTGGCTATACTGTAGTTTTCTGACAGACTGTGAGATAGTTCTGCTAATTTCCCCTGCGTCTCTAGCTTTCTGGTGGTACACTGTTCTACACTGGCCTGTTATCAGAGTCCTAGAGTAGAGACAAATGGCGTTCAAggaacaaacacacatttatactgTGGCAACAGTGTTAAAGccattgtgtgcatgcatagcCTGTCTGCATAAACATAGTGCTGTGCAGAATAAATTATTATGCTATTTTGCAAGCTATTATGCTACCTTCTTGCATTAAGCAACTAAATAAATGTCTCTTAACATGACCATAATTCCACAGATATATAGTTTCAAAGGTGGTCACAGACATTCTAAACAGAGTGTAATCTCAATAACTTTGAAAAATCTTCACTCCACTGATGTTTGAAATTAGAATTGCTTCCTCAAACTTGTCTGGCTCTATAGTATCATAGACACTGCAGCACCTAGGTTCAGTAGTGATGACATCATTGTTTGACTATACAGGAGCCTGCATGCAAATATCAAGGACTTCTGTTTTTCCATCTATCTCGAAAGACCAGGTATGGGATAATGGTTGTCTACAATAGGGCTATTTATTTGAAGGTGAAATCCGATAATTTAGCAAGAGGTATTGCTGTACAGTATAATGCATACACAAACGtactaaacaaaaaaagtatatatagtGTCGGTAcatatgtgcgtgcatgcgtgtgtatgtgtggctgagcgtgtatatatctgtgtgtgttccgtGTGTGCATGGCATAATTTAATATAAGCAAAACTAAACACATGTACTTACAGAACATATTTAGTGCCACAGGCTCACTTGTTTTTTGGCTGATGACATTTTCCACCACACAACTGTACTCTCCAATGTCCTCTTTTTGGATGGGGCTTATGACAAGTTTGCTGTTGTTTGGGGAAAGTGTGTATCGCCCCTTGGCACGAATGGGTCTTTTATCTTGGAACCACTGATACCGCACCCTGGTGCCGTTCTCCACCAAACACATCCACGTCACATCATCTTCATCCTCCACCACTTCAGAAGCAGGAGTCTTCTTGATGACTGGGAAAGATACAGGCACTAGAAAAGAGAGATGGCATAAGATGGCACCTCATCAGATATCTTTGTAACTCCTCTGCTGTAGCGACCACGTAAATTCACTTCTCATGATTCCACAGAACacttccgcgacgtccaccccggcATGACGTCTAGATACAGTTTACTTTTACTGTATAAGGGCTAGGACAAGCATTGTCTGGCCCTCTTTGACTAACTTCTTTCTCTGCTTTTTACCGTCATTGCATTGTCCAGCCGCTCTCAGCAGCCTCCGGACTCTGGCTTCTGCAACTGCATCACACCCCGCTCCCGATACTCGGACAGAGCCCGCATTCTCCACAGCGCACCACTAGGCCTCAAAGACACACTTAACTTACCTTGCGGTaagtggcctatagtgagtggaaactggtaTACGTGAATGGCTACACAGCTTACGACTAGAAACCGCAGttaacaaacttttccacacgGAAAAATAATCTTTTCAGCAACCGGACGGAccaaacaacaacacacagcacaccctagctttgcgcacctctccaggacatcgattcacagcaccatcaccGCTACTaaaaggacagcacgtcttttggatccattcattttaatgtttgaacCTGTTTGTGATTTTATCTTGTAAACTATAACCTATGTTGATTACTCAAGTACATCAGGGATAATCAAATCACTGTCCTTGAGGACtgagaactgctgattttccaccctccctttatctgggaTTAAGATAGGTGGAAAgatagtctggccaatcagttccagtaattgttcagttaattacctgggagaaaataaactCAAGTCTGGATTTTAATTTgaaggccagatttgatgatcgctgctgtacatattttattggtggaaaatccaggttcctTTCCTCCTCTGTTTGAATGAGCACAATAACACACTAATGCCTTGAATACCAGAATACCCAAGAATACCAGAGATGGGGAACTGGAATATAAGCAACACCTGCTGGAGATTGTAATATAAATTGAGTTGTGTAGTTTAGTCAGACTGCATTAGCCCTAATCTTAATGACCACAAACTGCACACCACCTCCATGTGAATTTTGAGTTTAAAAAGACGCACTATTTTAGCACAgaaactctggccctcaaaaccaaatccagccctggttttcttttcgcccaggtaattagtgctactgatcgGCCAGTCTTCgaacctgactctcaggtaagagagggtggaaaaccagtagTTCTCAGCCCAAGAGCACTGTTGCTGATCCCTGCACTATTAAGTGACATAAAAAGTTAAATGTACATATGCTTGTCAACAACTTACCATCAACAGTGATGCGGACTGACTTGTGCTCACTAACTTTGGATCCGTTGGGAAATTTGATGTAAAAATCAAGGCCATACTCCCCCTCCACTGCATGATCCAGGAAGTGAATCAGCAGTGATGCGTTGGGGGGCTGAAATGAGAACCTGCTCTCATCCATGTTCACATCCTTCCAGTTTTTGAAGGCCACTAGTGTTTGCCcatgaaaattccagctaaAATAGATGTCCGCATCTTCTGACCGGATGAGATTTTCCACCAGCAGGAGCAGGGAATTGCCATAAGTGCCATGGAGAATATCAGGCACTCTCACAAATGTGGAGCAGTGGCTACCTGAGGGGACAGGAAGCAGCACATCAGTATAGTGGCCATTGGCAAGCAGACATGAGTAAACATGTAGTGGGATAAGATTAAAAAATCTTTGTTCAGCAGATTATTTCAGGATGTGCTCATGTTAATTTGCTATAGTAtatagcagacctgggtcaaatacatacttgctttggattcaaaaacttttctgtgctttactagcttggtgtattggaactgatgaaatactctcaaaaagtgcaaaccccaccttttggtcctcttagttggctcaattgcaccaggcaagatcattgAAGgacagatgtatttatttaaattttgtttcaaattctttcctattttttt encodes the following:
- the hepacam2 gene encoding HEPACAM family member 2 isoform X2 produces the protein METFSSTFLLFLCTVTFCISVPVSFPVIKKTPASEVVEDEDDVTWMCLVENGTRVRYQWFQDKRPIRAKGRYTLSPNNSKLVISPIQKEDIGEYSCVVENVISQKTSEPVALNMFYGPYNLVVKSEQGLQTGAVFTVNPGELVFFDCFADSNPPNSCVWISKTNNSTQVLMSGPRFEVPPAYKLAHTEEFVCRAFNNITQKQDETEFTLVVASLGTGKEKHYQEGSVASPLTAIIVIALLIIVCMLAVLFKKSCHPHRVIMNIYNRPLTDQKGPHLSGHEDATEDFGIYEFVTIPGRAESTLASSRSLAGLESAQDLHTTIYDVIKHIPETPIQSLLK
- the hepacam2 gene encoding HEPACAM family member 2 isoform X1, encoding METFSSTFLLFLCTVTFCISGSHCSTFVRVPDILHGTYGNSLLLLVENLIRSEDADIYFSWNFHGQTLVAFKNWKDVNMDESRFSFQPPNASLLIHFLDHAVEGEYGLDFYIKFPNGSKVSEHKSVRITVDVPVSFPVIKKTPASEVVEDEDDVTWMCLVENGTRVRYQWFQDKRPIRAKGRYTLSPNNSKLVISPIQKEDIGEYSCVVENVISQKTSEPVALNMFYGPYNLVVKSEQGLQTGAVFTVNPGELVFFDCFADSNPPNSCVWISKTNNSTQVLMSGPRFEVPPAYKLAHTEEFVCRAFNNITQKQDETEFTLVVASLGTGKEKHYQEGSVASPLTAIIVIALLIIVCMLAVLFKKSCHPHRVIMNIYNRPLTDQKGPHLSGHEDATEDFGIYEFVTIPGRAESTLASSRSLAGLESAQDLHTTIYDVIKHIPETPIQSLLK